ATTCCAACTGTTCCCAGATTTTTTATTTTCCCAGATTAAAGTACGTCATTGGTGGCTTGGTATCCTGATATGGGTAGCGATGGTTGCTCCGGCTCAAGCAACAGTGATTCTACGTGTCGCCATTAAGCGGGATGTTAATCAAGTTAATGTCGGTAGTTCTACGGCTGCTGTCGTAAAAGATGGTAGTGGTCGTACTTTGGGACAACTCCCTGGGTTGAGTTCTTACTATGCTCAAGCTGTTCCTGGGGGAGTTGCTTTGGATAGATGGAAATCTAGTTTATTCTGGATTGAGCCTACCGGTAAAGGGTATGTCTATATCGGAGATCGCTGGTATCGAGGTAGAACTCTGGTTGTTCCTTCACAAAAAGGGTTAACTGCGGTTAACTGGGTTGCTATGGAGGAGTATCTTTACAGCGTTCTTGGTGGGGAGATGGACTCCCGATGGCCTATAGAAGCGCTGAAAGCACAAGCGATCGCCGCCCGTACTTATGCACTTTACGAACGGGGAAGACAGCGCAACAATCCCATTTACGATTTGGGTAATACACCGGATCGCTGGCAAATTTACAAAGGCGTGGTGAGTGAATCACCTACCACTTACGCGGCTGTAGATGCAACAGCAGGGAAGGTGCTGACTCACAAAAATAGAATTATTCTCTCTGTGTTTCACGCTTGTTCTGGTGGTCACACCGAGGATGTAGAAAATGTGTGGGGAAGCTATGAGCCATACCTGCGTGCTGTTCCTGACTTTGACCAAAATATCAGAGAATGCAATTGGGTCAAAACCTTTTCACCGGCAGAAATTAGCGCTCAAATTCCTGAGGTTGGCAATGTCAAGCAAATTGTGACTGAGAGCACTTCGCCTTATGGCAGTGTGAAAGCCCTAAAAATTGTGGGCGATAGAGGTGAAAAAGTGCTCAGAGGCGAGGATGTGCGTACAGCACTCAAGCTCAAGAGCACTCGTTTTACCGTCAGTAATGGTAACGGTAGCTTTACGTTAAGAGGTCTTGGTTTCGGTCATGCTATAGGCATGAGCCAGTGGGGAGCATACAATCTAGCACTACGCGGATACAATCACCTGCAAATTTTGAATTACTATTACCGAGGTGTGGCTCTCGCTCCTATTCAAGTGAAATAGGGAGTGGGGAGTGGGATTTTAGATTTTGGATTTTGGATTTTGGATTTTGGATTGGGGAAATTCCCCTACCCCCTACTCCCTATTCCCTACTCCCTACTCCCTAGTCCCTACTCCCTTCCCTAAATTGTTGTTCTAACAAGTCGGTTTCGGTGGAGTAAGCTAAATCATCGGTACCGATGACTTTCTCTACAGCGAACTGACGAGCATAAGAAATTTTTTGCTGCAATTGCGTGTCTGGATCTGCTAAGAATCTGGCGCGAGATTGTCGAGTGCGGTTGCGATCGCTAATTTTGCTGTTGCGCCATTGAATCCAAAAGTATCGGATTAAGGGTATAACAAGGAAACCCGTGCCATAAGCTAATAGCAGCCAGTAAATTCCTTGAACAAAAGCAACCAATCCTCCTAACTGTGCTGCTACGCCATTTCTTAACAAACTTCCCAGCACTAACGCACCAACAAAATTTGCGCCTCCCAACCCAGCACTTAACATAATTTGCCCTGATGTTGCTGCACTGAATCGCCAAGAAAATTCTATGAGATGGTCTGACAGGGAGTCATAATGCTTTTTAGCTGCGCTCACTTGCAATTCTGGAAAGTAATAGACAATTTGTCCTTCAGGGCTGACTGCAGGTTGTCCGTTAAAACGAGTCAGAACAGGCAACATATAATCTTCGTACTCTTTTGCAGAACCTTCCCCTATATCATCAAGATAAGGAGCAATCTGTTCGGCTACAATTGCACCTTGATTATTGCGAATGATGGTAGCAATTTCTTGCCAACGGCGTTCTTCTAAATTAGTATTGGGATTACCATCACCAAATAAAAACGAAAATACGGCTTCAAAGAAATTGAGAGCGTTTTTTTCTCGCCGCCTTTCTCTTTGGTGAGTATCGTAGTCAGGGCTAAGATACCAAAAGAGGTCGGGGAAATAAAAGAAACTAAAGCTACTACCCCCGTCGTCGCGATCGCGGTCTGAGTTTGCGGCAGAGATGATTAAGATAATTGAGACGGTTATCAGAGCAATGGAAGCAATGAGGAAAATTCCAAAGGAAATCCGGATCAGGTAAAAAATAATTCCCCAAATTTTTTGCCACCATTCCTGCAACCTTAATTGAAAGTATTTATTACGTAAAATAACTCTAAAGTTTTTAGGAAATAGGTAAACGATATCACCTGTTTCTGAAACTTGTAGATGTCCACCAGCATCAGAAGCTAGGGCTAGTAAACCCTGATTTGCTTCTGCAACATTTAAACCAGCTTGAGTTGCCACATCACCAACGGTGACGCGGTAACCCAATTGTTCTACAGTATGCATTATGGTGGGATTTGGAGCCATCGCTCTTCCCTCGCAATGAAAAATAATCTTCTTTCTCTAGTATAAAGATTTCTTTTTTAATGGAGTTCTTGAAAACGTTACACTAAATCAGAGCGCAGAAAGAAATGACTAAAGATCAGAGTTTGGGAAACCGAGGTTGCCACCACTGATACCAAGAAAACCAAGCGTTTTCTAAGATTTGGTAAGCATCTTTAGAGGAGTCATTTTTTAAGGGAATCGATAAACGTGCCCAAAGACAACGTCTGTCTTGAAGCGGTTGTTGATTAAGTAACCAAGATAATAAGCGATGGGGTTGCATCTGGGAGATGTACTGATTTTGGTCAAATTGTTCTTCTGTGAAGGTACTGCTGCCTTGTGCATGAATACAGGCGCTCAGATAAGCCCGTTGTTTCTCAACTCCAAGACCATAGTAGCCTATTCCTTCTTTTTTGCGTACTATAGGGGGTGATGAAGTAGAAGCCAAATTTTCGAGCGATATGGGAGTATTCCGATCTTTTAGATAGTACATTTCAATATCTAAAGACAAGTTGTTCTGAATATATTGGTAATGCTTTTGAGCTAATAGTTCGGGATATTCTTTGCTTACATTGGGTAGGAAGTAGCTTTGACTAAACTGCCACTTTGGTAATGGTATTTCTTCTGGAAAAACAAAAGAAGCGACATTGTGTTGGTCTATTTTAGAAAGTAGCATGACATTGCCTAAAACCACAAGGATACAGATTAAGGTCAGTCCTAGCAGCAGAATGCGGAATTGTTTCCAGATAATCACCTTTTTATCTTAGTAGCGTTTTGATTTTCAGACTCACTTTGTTTGTCCAATGAAAAACCAGCAAAATAACCCAAAAATTAGGACAGAAATAATTGAGAAAATTAAAGAGCCATTCCCATGATGCCAGTATTCAAAAGCTGCCTGGTTATTTTTTGTTACTAAAACAGTCATGAGTACAACCCGTATTCCATTGACGAAAAATCCTACAATTCCTGCTACTATTGGTATCAAAAATTTCTGTTGCCTTAAAGTGGAGACCATCAAGAGAAAAAGTAGCGCTAAACCCAACATATGGAAGATAAGTTCCATCCCAGAACAGCCACCTAATACTTCAACACTTCCTGTGGGAAGATAGATTGTGACGCCAGAGAGAGTCACATCCGCACCTGTACACCAAAGAATGAAAGCTGCAAATTTAGCTGTGAGTGGAGATATATCAATTAGCCATGAGGGTAATATTTTGGGAGCGTCGAGAAAAAATAGGAGAAGTAATTCTTTCTGATATTGTTTTAATCCTATAAAACCAGAAGCTAGTAAGGCAAGACCAAGGGCACAAATGAAAGGAGAAATAAATAAAAATAGCCCAAAACTTTTCAGAGCCACACTTTTAATAAGTACGATTCCAATAAGTGATAGACCAAAAAAGCTAGAGAAAATTTCACTCTCCAGTACTAAGCTATATCGTTTTTCCCAAACCAAAAACGATACAGCTGACCAAAACAAAAGACTGCTACCTAAAAGACTACTATTGCCCGCTTTCCAGGTAGCGGTCAAGTGAATTGCAATTAAGCCTGCTCCTATAGCTAGTAGCCAAAACTGAGGATATTTGAGTTGTGTAATTGCGATTGAGTAGGTAGCTTTCATGCACTAGGAAGGGAGTAATTAACAGATAAGATTTTGATGGAGATTTACCCTGAAGTGAGATTCGCTAACACTGCAAATAATTACACAAACATTCTTACAAAAAGCTAGTCTCAGCGATAGACTAGCTTTTCTAGATTGAAACACTAATAAAAATTATTAAAATCTCTAGGTGACTTCCATTTTAATATGCTATTAGTGTTTTAACTAAAATTATGAATACGACTTAGTATACTAAGTTACTAAGATTTCAAAAAAAAATCAATGACTTTGTATTAGACTTCACTGAAATTTAACAATATTGACAAAAACAACACAAAGCACAAATTTAGAGAGATTTAGGACTTACGCAGAAACCGGGTAACTTTTACGAAAAATCGTCGTTTGAGCCATGAGTCTCTGCCCAGAAACCAGGTTTCTTTAGATGTGAGTGCGTAAGTTATGATATGGAATTTCTATGCCTACTTCATTCGGAGAAATCAACGTCTAAATCTCTGGTTCAGTAGTCAAGCAGGCGGACAAAAAAACCAGCTTCTCCCTCCTGCAAAGCTTGATATCTCGTATGCGTAGAGACTAAGCATGGCTAGTCTCTACAAAGAAACCGGGTTTTTGGGATTACTGAACCGACGCTCTAGAAAAGAGGTTCCCATGAAAAGTAACTAAGGTTAACTTTGCATTGTTCATCTTTTTTTGGTTTTGTGGCTTGTTTCGCGTTAGAATTATTACCCTTGGCTGGTTAAATAGCAAATTTTCTGCCTAATTACTATGGTTCAGTACACTCTTGCCCAAAGCCCAGAAATTATTCTTACCGTTCCTGGAAAAGATTCGGCCAAAGCTCGTGAGAAAGCAATGGATCAGTTGATGAAACTGATGGATGAAGGTAAGTTACCCACAGAACTAGAAGATGGGTTTGGTCCGCAACAACTGATTGAAGTGAAAGAAACACCAACCGATAGCACAAGCGATGAAGACGCCATTTCTCAAGCTGTTCAAGTTTTGAGTAACCTTGCTACCCTCAAGCTGAAAGTGCAGGAGTCACGCAGTGAGGCACTTGAAATTCGTAAGGCAATTGACGTTTTATTCTTAGATAAGTCCGTGACTGAGGAGGAAATTACTCGTTTGAAGGAAGGTTTTAAGGTACTCAAAAATTATGCTCAGGCTAATTTGCGTTATCAGGAAGCCAGAGCAAAAGCAGAGGAAGCTCGACAAGTTCTAGATCGGGCTTTAAAATCTCCAGAGAAATAACTAAATTGTAGTTGCGCTATAGCGTAACTACAATCTTATAAATTCAAACAGCTAGTTTTTCGGGGATGGTCACTACTCTTGTTTAGTCTTTTTTCCAGACGAGGTTGAGTGGAAATTGCTGAAGTCTGAGTTAGTGCTGTCTTCAACCCGGTCAGCGCTCATACTCTTTTTATAATATTGCTGATAGTAGCTGTAAGAGGTTGTGGTCACATCTTTGGATTTGTTAGCGATGACTCCTAATATCGGTGTGCCAGAGACTTGGAGCTCCTCTAATGATTGTTGGAATAGAGTTCGTTTGAGTTTACCTAACCCAGCAGTGAGTACCAGTCCATTGGTATTGGCTGCTAGCAAATTAGCATCTGCAAAGCCCATAAGAGGCGGCGTGTCATAAATTACTAAATCGAAAGTGGATTGCAGCTGATTCATTAAATCCTGCATCTTTTGAGAGGCAAGCAACCGGATGGGGTCGGGCGGAGTGGGACCAGCTGTCAAGACAAACAGGTTGTCCTCTACGGGCGATCGCTCAATCACGTTATTCCAGTCTAAGTCTTGTGAAATGACATCGGTAAGACCTTGAATATTCATCAATCCTACAAGATTGTGTATGGTTGGAGTTCGTAAATTGGCATCCACTAGCAAAACTCGATGTCCCATTGCCGCTGCAGCTAAAGCAAGGTGTACTGCAACAGTTGTCTTTCCATCCTCTGGTGCTGGTGAACTAATGACTAGCGATCGGATGGATGTGTCTGAACCTAGTAAAAGAATATTAGTGTACAGAGAGCGAAAAACTTCAAAAAATGAAGCTCTAGCAGCTTGTTGAACTTCCCCAGCTGCCTCTTGCCAAGCCATTGCTCCAAGTTCTTTTCTGAGAGGAACTATACCTAGCAGTGGTAGTCTGGTCGAATCTTTGAGGTCTTGGGCAGTGTAGAAGACATTACTTAGCTTATCCACAACTAAAGCTGCTCCGACACCTAACAATGACCCTAGAACCGCTCCCATAACTAAGTAAATCTTGGCACTGTCTGAGACAGCTTCAGGTTTTCGTACTGTAGTCAGTTTTGGATCTAATAACTTCCACGGTTGCTGCTTTTGAGCTTTTTCTATCTCCAATGCTTGTTGTTTGGCTAAAAATTGATTGAGATTTTCGCTAGCAATTTTTAACTCCTGCTGAATGTTATCGTAATCCCGATTGATGTTTGCTAAGCTTTTTACATACTTATTAAGGTTATTTATTTTTTCAGTTAAGGATAAATCGCGTGCTTCTAATTCCCGAATGCGGCTTTGAAAATCTTTGTTAACTCTTTGTCGCTCCTGCTGTAGAAACGCAATTGATGCTGCCTTCTGTTGGTTGAGACGCTTCATGCCTTCTTCGTCATCTGTAAATACAGAACCTCGTTTGGAAATATCGGCATTTAGTTGCAAGAGCTGATCTAGTATCTTTTGGTAACGAGGATTGTCACTTAGTAACGAATTACTAGCTGCTTCCCCAGGCTCTTGTGCTAGTTCCTTTTGTAAGTCGAAGTACTTAGCTCTCATCTGCTCCAGCATTGACCGATTTTCCAGTTGCTGCTGAGTTAAAGTAGCAATATGACCAGACACTTCTTGAGATTTTTGTGCTGGTTCAACCATGTTATTAACTTGTCGAATAGTTCGCAATCTGTCTTGCCAACTCTCAACACGCCCTCTAATTGGTTTAACTTGCTTGTTAACAAAAAGAATTGCCTGATTGATGTCCGCCTGACGTTCCTTAAGACTGTACTCTAAATATGCATCAGCAACTAATTTCAAGAAATTACGCACTACCTCCTGCTCTGGAGCCGTGTATTCAATCTCCAAAATATTCTGTTTTGTAGGTGTAATGATAAAATTCTCAAGAACTGATTCGTAACTCAGGTCTAGATCTGGATATTTCTTCTGATATTTATCCTGAAGCTTTTTAATAACTGGTTCTAGCATCCCCCGGCTTTGCAGAACTGCAATGGTTGTATCCACTGATTCCTCTAACTCAGGAGGTGATACTGTACCTTGGGAACCCAAAGTTTGAGGAAGATTCGCTACTGCCCGACCCTCTCCAGAAACAGGCTTGGTTAAAATCTCAAATGTCCCTTTATATACTGGAGGTTCCATCTTCGCCTTCAGTACGGCTCCTGCTGCTACCACACCAGTTATACCAACTATTAAGAGTGCTCTCCGTCGCAGAGCTTGCCCAACTTTGCCTAGATTCAAGTCATCATCATCTGCACGATTTAATGGAGCCGCGTAAGTTTCTAACGAAGGATGAAAATATTTTTCTGACTTCAGCATAATCTTGGTAAATCTTATAACTCGTATTTCTTACGTAGATTCACGCTTCGACTCAATCTTGGCACATTTAGAATGTCAAGCGCTTCGATTCACCCTGGTTCATCATTGTCTTCCCTGGCTAACCAATTGTTCCTACTGTCTCAAAGCAAACTTGAGCACAATTAATAACTTAACTTGATAGACCCATTACCCTGTGTGCAACTTAATACTTTAGCCAATCCGAAGGGATGCACTATAACTACAGTAACATTACGCAAGGCAAATTAACTCTCTTACAATTAAAATACTAACCACCGGCTTCTAAGATACACCATTAATTCTGCCGTTGAACTATCAATAAACTCTAGAAAAACTTTCGGAATAGTTTTCCATCTCAGTCTCAAGGCTCTGGGACAGAAAAAACCATATTAGTTACCAACTATTTAAAAGGTATTGCTCTTAAATGTATTAACTGGGGCGCTAGGATTCGAACCTAGGGATGGCGGGACCAAAACCCGCTGCCTTACCACTTGGCTACGCCCCATCACTTTACATAATAGAGTATAGCAATAACTCCTGGGTTAATGTCAAGTACTTTCACAGGGCAAAAAGAGAAAATATCTAGATTCCTCCTTTGGAAAGCGGAATGATATCTGACAAAAGACTTCTGCAGCAGAGGTTACATCAAATTCTTCAGTAAGACAGCCATCTTGTAGAACCGCCGATTGGGGAGCCACTAACTGCTGGGAACAACTTAAATATTGGTTATTGAGATTCTGCCCGCGTTAAAATGAAAGAAACTTATCATTTAATTTAGCCTTTGTTATTAATTCCATAATTTATTTTTTCTCCAATTCTTCTATGTTTTCTACCAGGTCAAGCATCAGCCCTAGTGTATGGATTTCTACATTAGTTTCTTTTATAAGAAATAGATTAAAACAACAGAAAAATAAAACTCACGACTATAGTCAATTGGTTTGCGGACATGACTATATATTTGAACCTATAGATAACCTCACGCAAGGTTATATGACGGGGCAGGGGAAAGGTGTCAATCGCGGCGATTGTATTGTCTTGCAAATTGGCTCTCAGGTTGAGAAGTATCAAGTTGAAGAAATTGATTATTATTCCGAACCTTCAGATATGTGGATGGCGTTGCTTAAGCAAAATGCTTAAGCTGTTGGGTTAGTAGTTTACAACACAGTTTCATAAATCCGCCTTGTGCATCTTCATTATTGGAAGAAAGGCACAGGGCAGCTAGGCTGAAGATAAGAAAGGTTTTTTATCCACTCCTGGTGTACGCAGTTCATGACGGCTACTTAATTAGAATCTCCTTGAAGCGTGAAACAACTTCTGTTTTAAAAATTCCGCTTACTGGTACTGTAGTGCGTTTTTTGAAAAATTGATTTTCCGTATCAGTAGATTTTTTATAAGCATTTGCAAAATAAATACC
This genomic interval from Scytonema hofmannii PCC 7110 contains the following:
- a CDS encoding cyanoexosortase A system-associated protein; this translates as MIIWKQFRILLLGLTLICILVVLGNVMLLSKIDQHNVASFVFPEEIPLPKWQFSQSYFLPNVSKEYPELLAQKHYQYIQNNLSLDIEMYYLKDRNTPISLENLASTSSPPIVRKKEGIGYYGLGVEKQRAYLSACIHAQGSSTFTEEQFDQNQYISQMQPHRLLSWLLNQQPLQDRRCLWARLSIPLKNDSSKDAYQILENAWFSWYQWWQPRFPKL
- a CDS encoding SpoIID/LytB domain-containing protein — translated: MKFQLFPDFLFSQIKVRHWWLGILIWVAMVAPAQATVILRVAIKRDVNQVNVGSSTAAVVKDGSGRTLGQLPGLSSYYAQAVPGGVALDRWKSSLFWIEPTGKGYVYIGDRWYRGRTLVVPSQKGLTAVNWVAMEEYLYSVLGGEMDSRWPIEALKAQAIAARTYALYERGRQRNNPIYDLGNTPDRWQIYKGVVSESPTTYAAVDATAGKVLTHKNRIILSVFHACSGGHTEDVENVWGSYEPYLRAVPDFDQNIRECNWVKTFSPAEISAQIPEVGNVKQIVTESTSPYGSVKALKIVGDRGEKVLRGEDVRTALKLKSTRFTVSNGNGSFTLRGLGFGHAIGMSQWGAYNLALRGYNHLQILNYYYRGVALAPIQVK
- the crtA gene encoding cyanoexosortase A, whose amino-acid sequence is MKATYSIAITQLKYPQFWLLAIGAGLIAIHLTATWKAGNSSLLGSSLLFWSAVSFLVWEKRYSLVLESEIFSSFFGLSLIGIVLIKSVALKSFGLFLFISPFICALGLALLASGFIGLKQYQKELLLLFFLDAPKILPSWLIDISPLTAKFAAFILWCTGADVTLSGVTIYLPTGSVEVLGGCSGMELIFHMLGLALLFLLMVSTLRQQKFLIPIVAGIVGFFVNGIRVVLMTVLVTKNNQAAFEYWHHGNGSLIFSIISVLIFGLFCWFFIGQTK
- a CDS encoding GumC family protein, with protein sequence MLKSEKYFHPSLETYAAPLNRADDDDLNLGKVGQALRRRALLIVGITGVVAAGAVLKAKMEPPVYKGTFEILTKPVSGEGRAVANLPQTLGSQGTVSPPELEESVDTTIAVLQSRGMLEPVIKKLQDKYQKKYPDLDLSYESVLENFIITPTKQNILEIEYTAPEQEVVRNFLKLVADAYLEYSLKERQADINQAILFVNKQVKPIRGRVESWQDRLRTIRQVNNMVEPAQKSQEVSGHIATLTQQQLENRSMLEQMRAKYFDLQKELAQEPGEAASNSLLSDNPRYQKILDQLLQLNADISKRGSVFTDDEEGMKRLNQQKAASIAFLQQERQRVNKDFQSRIRELEARDLSLTEKINNLNKYVKSLANINRDYDNIQQELKIASENLNQFLAKQQALEIEKAQKQQPWKLLDPKLTTVRKPEAVSDSAKIYLVMGAVLGSLLGVGAALVVDKLSNVFYTAQDLKDSTRLPLLGIVPLRKELGAMAWQEAAGEVQQAARASFFEVFRSLYTNILLLGSDTSIRSLVISSPAPEDGKTTVAVHLALAAAAMGHRVLLVDANLRTPTIHNLVGLMNIQGLTDVISQDLDWNNVIERSPVEDNLFVLTAGPTPPDPIRLLASQKMQDLMNQLQSTFDLVIYDTPPLMGFADANLLAANTNGLVLTAGLGKLKRTLFQQSLEELQVSGTPILGVIANKSKDVTTTSYSYYQQYYKKSMSADRVEDSTNSDFSNFHSTSSGKKTKQE